The following coding sequences are from one Nicotiana tomentosiformis chromosome 3, ASM39032v3, whole genome shotgun sequence window:
- the LOC104119496 gene encoding uncharacterized protein: MGLNEVYVGVRSNILMIQPLSSLDTVYNILLQDEKQRQVVPNTQFNSESASFNANSNINRFPSQLSSTKQYTQRVNFDSSNQKSNTTLSCKYCKKPGHTIEKCYKLHGFPPNFKFTKEKRSGTAASAEGQISESSALYSPTDQSFLIPGLTKEQYSQLMQLLNQSTLGDSMTQHILMGSANFAGSTSSLPLCLNGSSTVRMLTSIGRRVWIVDSGATDHMTSNKDLLFNITPLPVPYLVSLPNGYKVKVTCIGSLTLLPYFTLHNILYIPFFHYNLISVSKVITQFNCYVLFTSISCIILQAHSMKKLLDLGRMDQGLYKFHFNHSTHSISPDNFVPPFNNLVHNTEFSLHTDVKNMSHSSACTLPCGTVQNVQTENPCYVSTLPSCTVPNNVNKNDVLWHHRLGHVSFVQMKHISSISNDLSSKPSFICPICPLARQPRLSFRDSSSLSTSLF, encoded by the coding sequence ATGGGTCTAAATGAGGTTTATGTGGGGGTTAGGAGCAACATCTTGATGATTCAACCATTGTCATCCCTTGATACTGTCTACAACATTTTGTTGCAAGATGAAAAACAGAGACAGGTTGTCCCCAATACCCAATTTAACTCAGAATCAGCCTCTTTTAATGCAAATTCCAACATTAACAGATTCCCTTCTCAACTCTCATCTACAAAACAATATACACAAAGGGTGAACTTTGATTCAAGCAACCAAAAATCCAATACCACTTTGTCTTGCAAGTATTGCAAGAAACCTGGTCATACAATTGAAAAATGCTACAAATTACATGGTTTTCCCCCAAATTTCAAATTCACAAAGGAAAAAAGGTCTGGTACTGCTGCAAGTGCTGAGGGGCAGATTTCTGAATCTTCTGCATTATATTCTCCAACTGATCAAAGCTTTTTGATCCCTGGTCTTACCAAAGAGCAGTACTCCCAGTTGATGCAGTTGCTCAATCAGTCTACATTGGGCGATTCAATGACTCaacatattctaatgggatctgCCAATTTTGCTGGTAGTACTTCTTCTCTTCCTCTGTGTTTAAATGGTAGTTCTACTGTGCGCATGTTGACTAGTATAGGTAGAAGGGTTTGGATAGTGGATTCAGGGGCAACTGACCacatgacttcaaataaggaccTCCTTTTTAATATTACACCCCTTCCTGTTCCTTACTTAGTTTCTCTACCTAATGGTTATAAAGTTAAGGTAACTTGTATAGGTTCCCTCACTTTATTACCATATTTCACTCTACACAATATTTTGTACATTCCATTTTTCCATTACAATCTAATTTCTGTGAGTAAGGTAATAACACAATTCAACTGTTATGTGTTATTCACTTCTATTTCTTGCATAATTCTACAGGCCCATTCTATGAAGAAGCTTCTGGATCTTGGTAGAATGGACCAAGGATTAtacaaatttcacttcaaccatTCTACTCATTCCATATCACCTGATAATTTTGTTCCTCCTTTCAATAATCTAGTACATAATACTGAATTTTCTTTACATACAGATGTTAAAAATATGAGCCACAGTTCTGCTTGTACTTTACCTTGTGGTACTGTTCAAAATGTACAAACTGAGAATCCATGTTATGTTTCTACTTTACCTTCTTGTACTGTTCCAAATAATGTGAATAAAAATGATGTTCTTTGGCATCACAGATTGGGGCATGTTTCTTTTGTTCAAATGAAGCATATATCTTCTATCTCTAATGACTTGTCTAGTAAGCCGTCCTTTATTTGTCCTATTTGTCCTTTAGCTAGACAACCTAGGTTATCATTCCGAGATAGTTCTTCTCTTTCCACTTCATTATTTTAA